Within Populus trichocarpa isolate Nisqually-1 chromosome 6, P.trichocarpa_v4.1, whole genome shotgun sequence, the genomic segment CATGCTAGTAATGTTAACAGAAGTTTGATAGCTGAAAGTCCTGTGCCAACTCCATTAAGCTCCAAGGAATCTGAACCTGCAAAATtcttggaaaaagaagaagaaccaaaACCCAAGTTACTACCAAGAAGACTGGCAATTATCGTTACGCCAATTAGCACTGAAGATCCGTACCAAGGGGTGTTTTTGAGGAGGTTAGCTAATACAATCAGGCTGGTTCCGCCACCATTATTGTGGATTGTTGTGGAAGGGCAATCAGATTCAGATGAAGTATCGGAGATACTTAGAAAAACAGGCATCATGTATAGGCATTTGGTCATCAAGGAGAATTTTACAGATCCTGAAGCAGAGCTGGATCATCAAAGGAATGTTGCTTTAAGGCACATTGAGCAACACAGGCTGAGTGGAATTGTTCATTTTGCCGGGCTTTCCAATGTTTATGATCTTGGCTTCTTTGACGAGCTTAGGCAAATTGAGTACGTTAATTCTACTTACGTCTTACTTCTATGATTATTTCCCAAATTGAGATTAAATTGCCACTGCTATACTTTAACGAAGAGGATGAgaatagagaaagaaaagagaagaaaacaaaaagctTTCAGTATTTGCTAAGCAAAACTCAATGGGACACTTGAAGCTTGATTGCTCAGGTTTACCAAATGTATAGATTTTAAAGTTTACGAACAGCTTTTTATAACAGAAAAACATGATTGGTCAGGGGGAAAACAATAACCATCTCACGAGTCCCAcatcttcatttgatttttgacTCTTTCAATATTGGGTGGTTAGGCTATGTGATTTGTCGATCAAGCTTTGCGGAGAACCAACTTGGACTTCATGTGTGCAGTTATGTTGCTTTCACTTGTTGAAAAGAGAGGTGAGGACATGCATGTTAGCTAATCGCTTTGAAAAAACAAGGCACAGATAGAGACTGCTGGAGTCTATGGATTCCATTCCACCACACACGATGAACACTAACAATCCTCCTGACTTGATCGTTTAGTCGCAGTTGTTCTTAACAAATTCCCAGTATTAGCTGATTGATTATTCATAGAACTAACTTCCTTTTGATGGATAATGTGCAGGGTGTTTGGGACATGGCCAGTGGCTCTACTTTcagcaaacaaaaacaaagtcaCAATTGAAGGACCCGTATGTGATTCCTCGCAGGTTATTGGGTGGCATCTGAAGAAAATGAACAACGAAACGGATAAAAGGCCTCCAATCCATATTTCAAGTTTTGGATTCAACAGTTCGATCCTTTGGGATCCTGAGAGATGGGGTCGCCCTTCATCAGTCCAGCAAACCTCACAGGTACTTCCCACCCATCTAACTTAAACCGAGCTTTGAAATCATGATCAGATACCTTCGAACATAATAAAAGTAACGAGGTAATTATCCTTCGTGTTGCTGCACAAAATAAGGACATTAAAGTTCTCAAAAAGTATGAGATTCTGTCAACATTGTAATGATCACTTTACTTTTGTGGAAAATCATGGTGTCATAGTGCATACATGAAGTTAATCATACCGTCAACTATACTGTCGGGTCCAATCATACTAACTGGTAGATATGCTTTGAATTAATTACTTTGGTTTAGTAGACATTTGGCTGAGCTCCCGTTATATTAAGAGCTCATCTGGGAACGCCACCCCttcccaaattttttttttaaatcattttaatggtttaatattaaaaataaattttaaaaaataaaaataatattattttgatatatttttaaaaaataaaaatttaaaaagtaattacaaTAATACACACACgctataaaattaacaatatatttgtaTAACAATGAGGTAATGGGATGATTTTATATCCTGATTTCCTTTAAttgcaaattaaattaagttagcctcggtaaaaaaaataatttctcaaaccaGTTTTGTTAGGGAAGTTGGGGGATTTTGTTGGTGACAAGAAAAGCTACAATATGAACAAATCTatgaagatattattatttgtttagtatatatatccaacaactcaatttttttttttttttggaggaaaATCTTCTCCAGTGTGATGTTTTAAGTGTTTATTATGAGCAAGTGACCTAACTAGTTTCCAAACattagaataatttattattaatctatGAAAATCATGAGCTTGTCGGTGAAATGAGGCTTTTCAATAGCAATATTTCTTAATggtttaatatatagttttcttGCCCGATCTAGAAACCAACTCAAAACTAACCTTGATTATTAGGTCAACCTATATGTTATCTCGGGTCAATTTGGCAGATTAATAAAATactccattaaaataattatgctGAATTTAAATATATCTCAATCtcaatgtaatttttaattaattcaataaatagataataatataaaaacttaaattaacaaacatgatttaaatatcaaaaacataaaccaAACTTAAAACTCAAATATTCAAAGGACAATAAACACtatccataataataataataataaaccatctaggtggtggcccagtggtaagagcttgggatcaagatgtttgctccctctgtggtctcaggttcgaaccatgtggttgcttatatgatggccactggaggcttacatggtcgttaacttcagggcccgtgggattagtcgaggtgcgcgcaagctggcccggacacccacgttaaactaataataataataataataataataataaaaacacaagCCTTTTCAGTTGGGTAGTAGAGTTTAGTTAAGTGAATATATTGAGTTTTAGGTATCTAaatgaaattctatttttatttatagttggTCTAATTGTCGAAGCTTGGGTTTGTCCAGATTACCTGGTTATTAAAAACCTATCTGGGTCAAACAAGTTTTGCCATGTCAAATTCTTGACCAGTTCAACTAACAACTTAACTCAAGGTATATATTGAGTCTCGAGTTCCTAGATCAACTTTTTAGGTCAAGGTTGGTTTATTGGAAGATTTTATGGTGCAAACAGagtaattaataataacatattagtTACTCTACTAAatctactttgaaaaaaaaaaaaacaaatacatgaatgggaaaaaatcaaatctagaaCTCACTAAAAGTTATAAATGTATCTTCGTATAAGTTATCTCTCAttcttatatctattttttaaaataaatgaagtgttttaactaaaaaaatttcactAGTTACTCATTAAACACCGTAAAATTACTTAGTTTATAACtatgttttaacttttataGCCGAATAATTCtccaataattttgttaatttatttacaatttatgAATTCCTTGAAAGAAGTAGGGTAAGTGCGAAACAAGAAAATGTGCCCAGATGTTTGTTAATAAAGGTTGCTTAGCTCTCCTCTTCTATTTTCCCCTTACagaattcaatcaaatttgTCAAACAAGCAGCTCTTGAAGATGAAACAGAGTTGAAGGGAATCCCACCAGAGGACTGCTCAAAAATCATGCTTTGGCGTCTTAATCTTCCCGTTTCAAAATCACCAAGCTACCATCTTTCAACCACCGGATCCACGGATGCTAGCAGGAGAAAAATATGAGGGAAATCATGAAGATAAAAGTGTGTAAAGAGATTCAAAGATATTGATCCTGTGATGAGCAGTTTAcaattccttttcttctctcagtaattttttataaatcctCAATTTTCCGTTtttgtgtttgagattgtgatgataattgttttttaaagttttgaaaataatatattttgaaatacattaaaataatatattttttattttttacatgaatacattaaaattattcaaaatcataaaaaattcatttaaaacaaaataaatatgaaatatttttaaaaatattttttaaacataaaaacaaacacaattttaatCCGCAACTAGCTTAATAGTTTGCGCCAAGTTATGAATTTCTAATCCAATCAATAAATATTGttactcaattttaaaattttatattaaaaaaattaatgcatgcatataagctgatttatttaattgatataaaaataatttatttttataaaaaaggtgGGACTTGCGACCTTGTCTTTGACAtgactttttcttctttaagaaACTATTGAGATACAGCTACATCAAGCAAACTAATTTTCTATGAATCACTTTAGAAAGTTTCTTTACCTAAAAatcacttatttatttatttatttatctttatataaatataaaattatatttttttttattaatagaatgacttttttaataaagacttatcatcacttaaaaaataagttcaaataaaaaaaaatatgctttgataatttttatgctattatatatgaaaataaaggaataattaatttgcaaaaaaatttatataaaactacaaaaaaaaattattctcatgGATATTTGAATATCCATGGggaatttcttttttacaacTATGCATATTAGTTTACATATTATCATCCATGCAATCCTTTAACATTACCTTTAAAAACCactaatcttatttgaaaaatatgatgtgattatataattttttaaatattattagaattgttttatttaaaaatattttaatttagaatattaaaaaaaattagaaaaagggaaaaggttATCTTGGGCTTGCACACCTGggcttataaaaagaaaagcccATGGGTGCCTTGGCTTAGTAGCCCAAACTTGCAcacttgtttgtttgtttttaactCAAGCAGACCACATGTTATTACAAATAACACATCATCTACTATAATAAATCTCAGTAATCAAAGatggtaaaataataataaaaaactataaaattatattaattaaaaaaaacctagcttaAAGAAAGTTAATTtgaatattcttttaatattctttGCTTTGTGAATAAAAGCaccatttttttccaaaacaaataaacataagTTAATTTGAGGCAATTACAAGTGCGTGTAAGCTTGTTAATTGCCAAAACAACATGttaatcaacataaaaaaaggtgGATTTTTTCcctagtaaaataatattttgataaatactaataatgattttctaaaaaaatatatttactcattatcttaaatataaaatataataattttttggattaaaatatgTGTTATAATTTACACTTTAAACAGTAGACAAGTCAATggtattattatcattatagtGTGATGTTCTATTTTGTCCGATGTCtaccaaacacaaaataaaataaattataaagttaaacttaatgcacataaaacacacaagaaagaataattatttatctaGCCTTGTCTAATCTAATCCAATCCaacataattaatattattcaaaataccAAACACTACCTTAGTCTCGTATTTGTGTCTTGTGCCTCAAGTCAAGAGATTGTCTCATTTAATCAATGTTGTCGTGTCTGAAGGCCATTGTAGGGAGGGTCATATTTCCAATCTTTGTTTCCCTGCAGACATGTTATTATTTGCAGAGGCATCTACCATTCAAACAAAgcaaattctttatttttcaaatcttttttggTCTTCTTCAGGTTAGAAAGTGAGTACTACTAAAcctaagatatattttttaagaatgtcTATTATGCCTTAGTGTAGAATATCAACAACATGTGTGGTTTTGGTAGAACTCTTGATATTGGTAAGTACTTGGGAGTCCCACTCTTGCACTAGAAGATTAATAAGCACACTTACGGGTATTTGTTAGAAAATTTATTGCAGAGATTGTCGACTTAGAAAATGAACAACTTATCGCTTGCTAAGAGAATCactgttataattttttttatataaaaaatatgattaataaaCATATTTGAGGTTGAATTAAAAGCAGGGTTTACTCACTTTTATGGTTAAAAacttattgaaaattattgtaCAACAAAAATTCTTTAACGTGAAACATcaacatgattaaaataaattatgggtggataaaaaattaaaagaacccTTAGTTGACGTATTTCTATAAAACTCAAAACCCCTTATCCCATATTCGAAGAATACAagattcttttttagtttatataataaaaagttgaaaagttaaaaatgaGTCTATAGGTTACCAAAGCTTT encodes:
- the LOC18100226 gene encoding beta-1,4-xylosyltransferase IRX9; translated protein: MGSLERSKKKVQLWKKAIVHFGLCFVMGFFTGFAPGGKASIFSSHVVASNKSQPVEMLHQQVASTPHASNVNRSLIAESPVPTPLSSKESEPAKFLEKEEEPKPKLLPRRLAIIVTPISTEDPYQGVFLRRLANTIRLVPPPLLWIVVEGQSDSDEVSEILRKTGIMYRHLVIKENFTDPEAELDHQRNVALRHIEQHRLSGIVHFAGLSNVYDLGFFDELRQIEVFGTWPVALLSANKNKVTIEGPVCDSSQVIGWHLKKMNNETDKRPPIHISSFGFNSSILWDPERWGRPSSVQQTSQNSIKFVKQAALEDETELKGIPPEDCSKIMLWRLNLPVSKSPSYHLSTTGSTDASRRKI